A genomic window from Fusarium falciforme chromosome 2, complete sequence includes:
- a CDS encoding Aa-trans domain-containing protein, with protein MSKDFKSEYDTEGAPRTPSRAGEVLEDNVVEHDAVFGAITEDGPNYRNVGWIGTTALMMKTQIGLGVLSMPVVFDTLGMIPGIILLITIAGITTWSDYIVGVFKMRHRHVYGIDDVGRMLFGRIGYEVFGAMYALYFTFVSGSAMLSISVALNALSTHGACTAVFVAVAAVVTFMVSSIQTLGRISWVAWVGAACIIVSVFVVTIAVALQDQPSAAPKVTGEWKSDYKLVNNPSFTEAISAVSTLVFTYAGTPAFFNIVSEMRDPAQYTRSLTVCQVTVTVVYIIVGTIVYYYCGSYVASPALGSAGPLIKKVGYGIALPGLLGSAILLSHLPAKHIFIRILRGSKHLTANTTIHWITWLGSTLSVSVVAYVVASGIPVFGGLVSLIGALFGSFLSLQPMGCMWLYDHWKDERTVRWHLMVGWSVFIIVAGTFLMVAGTYGSVVGIIDSYKATGGSAAWSCADNSNST; from the exons ATGTCAAAGGATTTCAAGTCCGAGTATGACACCGAGGGTGCTCCTCGAACTCCATCTCGAGCCggcgaggtcctcgaggacAACGTGGTTGAGCACGATGCCGTCTTTGGTGCCATCACTGAAGACGGTCCAAACTATCGAAACGTTGGATGGATTGGTACAACCGCCCTCATGATGAAGACACAAATAGGTCTTGGAGTTTTGTCTATGCCCGTTGTCTTTGATACTCTTGGCATGATCCCTGgtatcatcctcctcatcaccatTGCTGGCATCACTACCTGGTCAGATTATATTGTTGGTGTCTTCAAGATGCGCCATCGACACGTCTACGGTATAGACGACGTTGGTAGGATGCTGTTTGGCCGTATTGGTTACGAAGTGTTTGGAGCCATGTACGCTCTCT ATTTTACTTTCGTCTCTGGCTCCGCTATGCTGAGTATCTCGGTTGCCCTCAACGCTCTGTCGACACACGGTGCCTGCACGGCCGTTTTTGTGGCCGTTGCTGCCGTTGTCACATTTATGGTATCCAGCATTCAGACCCTCGGCCGAATCAGCTGGGTGGCGTGGGTTGGTGCAGCTTGCATCATCGTCTCCG TCTTTGTCGTTACCATTGCCGTCGCCCTTCAAGATCAACCCTCGGCCGCCCCGAAAGTCACTGGCGAATGGAAGTCAGACTACAAGCTTGTCAACAACCCCAGCTTCACCGAGGCCATCTCGGCCGTCTCCACCCTCGTCTTTACCTACGCCGGAACTCCTGCGTTTTTCAATATTGTTTCGGAGATGCGCGATCCTGCCCAGTACACTCGCTCCCTGACAGTCTGCCAGGTCACGGTTACTGTCGTGTATATCATTGTTGGCACCATTGTCTACTACTATTGCGGATCATATGTTGCGTCGCCTGCTCTTGGCTCGGCCGGGCccctcatcaagaaggttGGCTATGGCATTGCTCTGCCTGGCCTGCTTGGTTCTGCCATTCTGCTCTCACAC TTGCCTGCCAAGCACATCTTTATCCGCATCCTGCGAGGATCCAAGCACCTTACGGCCAACACTACTATCCACTGGATCACGTGGCTGGGCTCTACCCTCTCTGTGTCTGTCGTGGCATACGTCGTTGCTAGTGGTATTCCCGTTTTCGGCGGCCTCGTCTCCCTGATTGGTGCTCTTTTTGGTTCCTTCTTATCACTTCAGCCCATGGGCTGCATGTGGCTGTACGATCACTGGAAGGACGAGCGTACGGTGCGATGGCACCTGATGGTTGGGTGGAGCGTCTTCATCATTGTCGCCGGTACCTTTTTGATGGTTGCCGGAACCTACGGCTCGGTCGTTGGAATTATCGACTCATACAAGGCCACGGGAGGGTCAGCTGCATGGTCTTGCGCCGACAATTCCAACTCTACCTAG